The following nucleotide sequence is from Pochonia chlamydosporia 170 chromosome 4, whole genome shotgun sequence.
GCCGGGCCCTCTCTAAAGTTCAAGTGCGTATGAAGAGCTTGGAGTGAGCGAGCATCAACTCGGTGATGTGATTCGTAAGCCAACTTTGTCAGGCTGGTGCAAGACATCTGAAGCACCCACCCACCTGGTGAGCATACACTTTGACAGTAATAATATTTAAAACAGAATCAAACGAACAAGGACGCTCATCTAAAATTTCCCGACAAAGGTCTTTTCCTTGTATTTATCTAGgtttttatttatttatttgTGTTTGTTTATTGAGCTTTTCCTTGCTTTGCCAAATGGCGGTTTGCAAATCCGAGCTCACAAACGGCCCACCAAACGCCTCAAAATGTGTCGCTCCCAAGATATCAAGTAAGAAACCATCATGCCCAGTTATGTCGTTTTGACATACAACTTTAAACAAAAAATGCAATCATCTTCATGCCACCGGACGCATCCGCGCCCACTTATTGCTGGCATTCCTCTTATGAAATGCTATGCATGCatatgtttttttttttttttttttttacaaCATGGGCTTAAGATCCTTGGCCACGGTGAAAGGCGCTTCCGTCTTGCTCTTGATCTCATCGACCGTAACACCGTCCGCAATCTCGATGAGGGTCAACCCGTGTGCAAAGTCGACGTCAAACACTCCCTAAAAATCCACAATGTTAGCCATGTCATGAATGTGACGTGGTGTTGGGTCAGGGAAACTCACCAGTTCAGTAATGATTCGAGACACACATGCACGTCCAGTCAAGGGGAATGCACACTGCTTGACAATCTTAGGGTTGCCCTTCTTGTCGGTGTGCTCCATTGTCACAACCACCTTGGTCTTTGAGGGGTTGCTGACAAGGTCCATGGCACCTCCAAAGCCTTTGACCTTGCCTGGCAACATCCAGTTGGCAAGGTCGCCGGTTCCACTGACTTGCATGGCGCCCAAAATAGTGAGATTAATTCTTCCACTGCGAATCATGCCAAAGCTCTCTTCGCTACCAAAGACAGCTGCGCCGCGGTTAAGGGTCACCGTCTCTTTTCCAGCATTGATCAAATCAGCGTCCTCGCTACCCTTCTTGGGATAAGGTCCCAAGCCGAGAATGCCATTTTCAGACTGAAGCTGAACCTCAACCTCTGGGCCAACGAAACCCGGCGCGAGCATGGgcatgccaatgccaagattGGCGTACATGCCGTTCTTAAATTCCTTGGCGGCCCTCTTGACAATACGCTCGCGTTTGGCAGCTGTGTCGCCAGAGCCCAAGGCAGCCTTGGCGTCAGCATCGttctcgtccttggcaaAGGTAAATTTTTCGATGTTCTTTTCGCTGGTGCTCTGAATGACACGCTT
It contains:
- a CDS encoding succinyl-CoA:3-ketoacid-coenzyme A transferase 1, mitochondrial precursor (similar to Aspergillus terreus NIH2624 XP_001212474.1), which produces MPSTALRMATLRAFARHGTNPSPILSRSFSVSLRRAEINKVFPSASEALKDMKPNSTLLCGGFGLCGVPDTLIDEVLQKPDIKGLTAVSNNAGTDNSGLGKLLKTKQVKKMVASYIGENKTFETMELWRSVALLVAKGIPAFYTPAAFGTVVQTGDLPLKNKADGTPDEYSYPKDVKVFNGKSYLLEHAIDGDYAFVKAYKADKLGNCQFRLAAHNFNGAMGRNAKMTIVEAEHIVEPGEIPPEAVHLPGIYVKRVIQSTSEKNIEKFTFAKDENDADAKAALGSGDTAAKRERIVKRAAKEFKNGMYANLGIGMPMLAPGFVGPEVEVQLQSENGILGLGPYPKKGSEDADLINAGKETVTLNRGAAVFGSEESFGMIRSGRINLTILGAMQVSGTGDLANWMLPGKVKGFGGAMDLVSNPSKTKVVVTMEHTDKKGNPKIVKQCAFPLTGRACVSRIITELGVFDVDFAHGLTLIEIADGVTVDEIKSKTEAPFTVAKDLKPML